From a region of the Danio aesculapii chromosome 4, fDanAes4.1, whole genome shotgun sequence genome:
- the LOC130221926 gene encoding gastrula zinc finger protein XlCGF57.1-like isoform X6, translating to MRIHTGEKPFTCTKCGKTFSQISSLNQHMRIHTGEKPFTCTQCGKTFRQITALSKHKKIHTGEKSFTCTQCGKSFSQSSSLNSHMRIHTGEKPFTCTQCGKSFSTSSSLNLHKMIHTGEKPFTCTLCGKSFIQSSSFNLHMRIHHTGEKPFTCTQCGKSFSQSSHLNQHMMIHTGEKPFTCTLCGKSFSQSSYLNLHMMSHTGEKPFTCTQCGKRFSKSSSLNLHMRIHTGEKPFTCTQCGKSFSQSSHLKKHMRIHTGEKPFTCIQCGKSFNCSSSLNQHMRIHTGEKSFTCTHCGKSFNQPSHLNHHMRIHTGEKPFTCTQCGKSFSISSSLNLHMRIHTGEKPFTCTQCGKSFSQSSHLKKHMRIHTGEKSFTCTHCGKSFNKSSSLNLHMRVHTGEKPFTCTLCGKSFSQSTSLNEHMKIHTGEKPFTCTQCGKSFIRSSSLNIHMRIHTGEKPFKCTQCGRSFSKSSSLNLHMMSHTGEK from the exons gcacccagtgtgggaagactttCAGACAAATAACAGCCCTTagcaaacacaaaaaaatccacactggagagaaatctttcacatgcactcagtgtgggaagagtttcagccaatcatcatcccttaatagtcacatgaggatccacactggagagaaaccattcacatgcactcagtgtgggaagagtttcagcacatcatcatcccttaatctacacaagatgattcacactggagagaaaccattcacatgcactttgtgtgggaagagtttcatccaatcatcatcctttaatctacacatgaggattca ccacactggagagaaacccttcacatgcacccagtgtgggaagagtttcagccaatcatcacaccttaatcaacacatgatgatccacactggagagaaacccttcacctgcactctgtgtgggaagagtttcagccaatcatcataccttaatctacacatgatgagccacactggagagaaaccattcacatgcactcagtgtgggaagcgtTTCAGCAAAtcgtcatcccttaatctacacatgaggatccacactggagagaaacctttcacatgcactcagtgtgggaagagtttcagccaatcatcacaccttaaaaaacacatgagaatccacactggagagaaaccattcacatgcatccAGTGTGgtaagagttttaactgctcatcatcccttaatcaacacatgagaatccacactggagagaaatcattcacatgcactcactgtgggaagagtttcaaccaaccatcacaccttaatcaccacatgaggatccacactggagagaaaccattcacatgcactcagtgtgggaagagtttcagcatatcatcatcccttaatctacacatgaggatccacactggagagaaacctttcacatgcactcagtgtgggaagagtttcagccaatcatcacaccttaaaaaacacatgagaatccacactggagagaaatcattcacatgcactcactgtgggaagagtttcaacaaatcatcatcccttaatctacacatgagggtccacactggagagaaaccattcacatgcactctgtgtgggaagagtttcagccaatcaacaagccttaatgaacacatgaagatccacaccggagagaaaccattcacttgcactcagtgtgggaagagtttcatccgctcgtcatcccttaatatacacatgaggatccacactggagagaaaccattcaaatgcactcagtgtgggagaagTTTTAgcaaatcatcatcccttaatcttcacatgatgagccacactggagagaaatga
- the LOC130221926 gene encoding gastrula zinc finger protein XlCGF57.1-like isoform X4 gives MRIHTGEKPFTCTKCGKTFSQISSLNQHMRIHTGEKPFTCTQCGKTFRQITALSKHKKIHTGEKSFTCTQCGKSFSQSSSLNSHMRIHTGEKPFTCTQCGKSFSTSSSLNLHKMIHTGEKPFTCTLCGKSFIQSSSFNLHMRIHTGEKPFTCTQCGKSFSQSSHLNQHMMIHTGEKPFTCTQCGKSFSQSSHLNQHMMIHTGEKPFTCTLCGKSFSQSSYLNLHMMSHTGEKPFTCTQCGKRFSKSSSLNLHMRIHTGEKPFTCTQCGKSFSQSSHLKKHMRIHTGEKPFTCIQCGKSFNCSSSLNQHMRIHTGEKSFTCTHCGKSFNQPSHLNHHMRIHTGEKPFTCTQCGKSFSISSSLNLHMRIHTGEKPFTCTQCGKSFSQSSHLKKHMRIHTGEKSFTCTHCGKSFNKSSSLNLHMRVHTGEKPFTCTLCGKSFSQSTSLNEHMKIHTGEKPFTCTQCGKSFIRSSSLNIHMRIHTGEKPFKCTQCGRSFSKSSSLNLHMMSHTGEK, from the exons gcacccagtgtgggaagactttCAGACAAATAACAGCCCTTagcaaacacaaaaaaatccacactggagagaaatctttcacatgcactcagtgtgggaagagtttcagccaatcatcatcccttaatagtcacatgaggatccacactggagagaaaccattcacatgcactcagtgtgggaagagtttcagcacatcatcatcccttaatctacacaagatgattcacactggagagaaaccattcacatgcactttgtgtgggaagagtttcatccaatcatcatcctttaatctacacatgaggattcacactggagagaaacccttcac atgcacccagtgtgggaagagtttcagccaatcatcacaccttaatcaacacatgatgatccacactggagagaaacccttcacatgcacccagtgtgggaagagtttcagccaatcatcacaccttaatcaacacatgatgatccacactggagagaaacccttcacctgcactctgtgtgggaagagtttcagccaatcatcataccttaatctacacatgatgagccacactggagagaaaccattcacatgcactcagtgtgggaagcgtTTCAGCAAAtcgtcatcccttaatctacacatgaggatccacactggagagaaacctttcacatgcactcagtgtgggaagagtttcagccaatcatcacaccttaaaaaacacatgagaatccacactggagagaaaccattcacatgcatccAGTGTGgtaagagttttaactgctcatcatcccttaatcaacacatgagaatccacactggagagaaatcattcacatgcactcactgtgggaagagtttcaaccaaccatcacaccttaatcaccacatgaggatccacactggagagaaaccattcacatgcactcagtgtgggaagagtttcagcatatcatcatcccttaatctacacatgaggatccacactggagagaaacctttcacatgcactcagtgtgggaagagtttcagccaatcatcacaccttaaaaaacacatgagaatccacactggagagaaatcattcacatgcactcactgtgggaagagtttcaacaaatcatcatcccttaatctacacatgagggtccacactggagagaaaccattcacatgcactctgtgtgggaagagtttcagccaatcaacaagccttaatgaacacatgaagatccacaccggagagaaaccattcacttgcactcagtgtgggaagagtttcatccgctcgtcatcccttaatatacacatgaggatccacactggagagaaaccattcaaatgcactcagtgtgggagaagTTTTAgcaaatcatcatcccttaatcttcacatgatgagccacactggagagaaatga
- the LOC130221926 gene encoding gastrula zinc finger protein XlCGF57.1-like isoform X7: MRIHTGEKPFTCTKCGKTFSQISSLNQHMRIHTGEKPFTCTQCGKTFRQITALSKHKKIHTGEKSFTCTQCGKSFSQSSSLNSHMRIHTGEKPFTCTQCGKSFSQSSHLNQHMMIHTGEKPFTCTQCGKSFSQSSHLNQHMMIHTGEKPFTCTLCGKSFSQSSYLNLHMMSHTGEKPFTCTQCGKRFSKSSSLNLHMRIHTGEKPFTCTQCGKSFSQSSHLKKHMRIHTGEKPFTCIQCGKSFNCSSSLNQHMRIHTGEKSFTCTHCGKSFNQPSHLNHHMRIHTGEKPFTCTQCGKSFSISSSLNLHMRIHTGEKPFTCTQCGKSFSQSSHLKKHMRIHTGEKSFTCTHCGKSFNKSSSLNLHMRVHTGEKPFTCTLCGKSFSQSTSLNEHMKIHTGEKPFTCTQCGKSFIRSSSLNIHMRIHTGEKPFKCTQCGRSFSKSSSLNLHMMSHTGEK, encoded by the exons gcacccagtgtgggaagactttCAGACAAATAACAGCCCTTagcaaacacaaaaaaatccacactggagagaaatctttcacatgcactcagtgtgggaagagtttcagccaatcatcatcccttaatagtcacatgaggatccacactggagagaaaccattcac atgcacccagtgtgggaagagtttcagccaatcatcacaccttaatcaacacatgatgatccacactggagagaaacccttcacatgcacccagtgtgggaagagtttcagccaatcatcacaccttaatcaacacatgatgatccacactggagagaaacccttcacctgcactctgtgtgggaagagtttcagccaatcatcataccttaatctacacatgatgagccacactggagagaaaccattcacatgcactcagtgtgggaagcgtTTCAGCAAAtcgtcatcccttaatctacacatgaggatccacactggagagaaacctttcacatgcactcagtgtgggaagagtttcagccaatcatcacaccttaaaaaacacatgagaatccacactggagagaaaccattcacatgcatccAGTGTGgtaagagttttaactgctcatcatcccttaatcaacacatgagaatccacactggagagaaatcattcacatgcactcactgtgggaagagtttcaaccaaccatcacaccttaatcaccacatgaggatccacactggagagaaaccattcacatgcactcagtgtgggaagagtttcagcatatcatcatcccttaatctacacatgaggatccacactggagagaaacctttcacatgcactcagtgtgggaagagtttcagccaatcatcacaccttaaaaaacacatgagaatccacactggagagaaatcattcacatgcactcactgtgggaagagtttcaacaaatcatcatcccttaatctacacatgagggtccacactggagagaaaccattcacatgcactctgtgtgggaagagtttcagccaatcaacaagccttaatgaacacatgaagatccacaccggagagaaaccattcacttgcactcagtgtgggaagagtttcatccgctcgtcatcccttaatatacacatgaggatccacactggagagaaaccattcaaatgcactcagtgtgggagaagTTTTAgcaaatcatcatcccttaatcttcacatgatgagccacactggagagaaatga
- the LOC130221926 gene encoding gastrula zinc finger protein XlCGF57.1-like isoform X8: MRIHTGEKPFTCTKCGKTFSQISSLNQHMRIHTGEKPFTCTQCGKTFRQITALSKHKKIHTGEKSFTCTQCGKSFSQSSSLNSHMRIHTGEKPFTCTQCGKSFSTSSSLNLHKMIHTGEKPFTCTQCGKRFSKSSSLNLHMRIHTGEKPFTCTQCGKSFSQSSHLKKHMRIHTGEKPFTCIQCGKSFNCSSSLNQHMRIHTGEKSFTCTHCGKSFNQPSHLNHHMRIHTGEKPFTCTQCGKSFSISSSLNLHMRIHTGEKPFTCTQCGKSFSQSSHLKKHMRIHTGEKSFTCTHCGKSFNKSSSLNLHMRVHTGEKPFTCTLCGKSFSQSTSLNEHMKIHTGEKPFTCTQCGKSFIRSSSLNIHMRIHTGEKPFKCTQCGRSFSKSSSLNLHMMSHTGEK; encoded by the exons gcacccagtgtgggaagactttCAGACAAATAACAGCCCTTagcaaacacaaaaaaatccacactggagagaaatctttcacatgcactcagtgtgggaagagtttcagccaatcatcatcccttaatagtcacatgaggatccacactggagagaaaccattcacatgcactcagtgtgggaagagtttcagcacatcatcatcccttaatctacacaagatgattcacactggagagaaaccattcac atgcactcagtgtgggaagcgtTTCAGCAAAtcgtcatcccttaatctacacatgaggatccacactggagagaaacctttcacatgcactcagtgtgggaagagtttcagccaatcatcacaccttaaaaaacacatgagaatccacactggagagaaaccattcacatgcatccAGTGTGgtaagagttttaactgctcatcatcccttaatcaacacatgagaatccacactggagagaaatcattcacatgcactcactgtgggaagagtttcaaccaaccatcacaccttaatcaccacatgaggatccacactggagagaaaccattcacatgcactcagtgtgggaagagtttcagcatatcatcatcccttaatctacacatgaggatccacactggagagaaacctttcacatgcactcagtgtgggaagagtttcagccaatcatcacaccttaaaaaacacatgagaatccacactggagagaaatcattcacatgcactcactgtgggaagagtttcaacaaatcatcatcccttaatctacacatgagggtccacactggagagaaaccattcacatgcactctgtgtgggaagagtttcagccaatcaacaagccttaatgaacacatgaagatccacaccggagagaaaccattcacttgcactcagtgtgggaagagtttcatccgctcgtcatcccttaatatacacatgaggatccacactggagagaaaccattcaaatgcactcagtgtgggagaagTTTTAgcaaatcatcatcccttaatcttcacatgatgagccacactggagagaaatga
- the LOC130221926 gene encoding gastrula zinc finger protein XlCGF57.1-like isoform X1: MRIHTGEKPFTCTKCGKTFSQISSLNQHMRIHTGEKPFTCTQCGKTFRQITALSKHKKIHTGEKSFTCTQCGKSFSQSSSLNSHMRIHTGEKPFTCTQCGKSFSTSSSLNLHKMIHTGEKPFTCTLCGKSFIQSSSFNLHMRIHTGEKPFTCTHCGKSFIRSLSLDLHMMIHTGEKPFTCTQCGKSFSQSSHLNQHMMIHTGEKPFTCTQCGKSFSQSSHLNQHMMIHTGEKPFTCTLCGKSFSQSSYLNLHMMSHTGEKPFTCTQCGKRFSKSSSLNLHMRIHTGEKPFTCTQCGKSFSQSSHLKKHMRIHTGEKPFTCIQCGKSFNCSSSLNQHMRIHTGEKSFTCTHCGKSFNQPSHLNHHMRIHTGEKPFTCTQCGKSFSISSSLNLHMRIHTGEKPFTCTQCGKSFSQSSHLKKHMRIHTGEKSFTCTHCGKSFNKSSSLNLHMRVHTGEKPFTCTLCGKSFSQSTSLNEHMKIHTGEKPFTCTQCGKSFIRSSSLNIHMRIHTGEKPFKCTQCGRSFSKSSSLNLHMMSHTGEK; the protein is encoded by the coding sequence gcacccagtgtgggaagactttCAGACAAATAACAGCCCTTagcaaacacaaaaaaatccacactggagagaaatctttcacatgcactcagtgtgggaagagtttcagccaatcatcatcccttaatagtcacatgaggatccacactggagagaaaccattcacatgcactcagtgtgggaagagtttcagcacatcatcatcccttaatctacacaagatgattcacactggagagaaaccattcacatgcactttgtgtgggaagagtttcatccaatcatcatcctttaatctacacatgaggattcacactggagagaaacccttcacatgcacccattgtgggaagagtttcatccgctcattATCCCTTGatctacacatgatgatccacactggagagaaacccttcacatgcacccagtgtgggaagagtttcagccaatcatcacaccttaatcaacacatgatgatccacactggagagaaacccttcacatgcacccagtgtgggaagagtttcagccaatcatcacaccttaatcaacacatgatgatccacactggagagaaacccttcacctgcactctgtgtgggaagagtttcagccaatcatcataccttaatctacacatgatgagccacactggagagaaaccattcacatgcactcagtgtgggaagcgtTTCAGCAAAtcgtcatcccttaatctacacatgaggatccacactggagagaaacctttcacatgcactcagtgtgggaagagtttcagccaatcatcacaccttaaaaaacacatgagaatccacactggagagaaaccattcacatgcatccAGTGTGgtaagagttttaactgctcatcatcccttaatcaacacatgagaatccacactggagagaaatcattcacatgcactcactgtgggaagagtttcaaccaaccatcacaccttaatcaccacatgaggatccacactggagagaaaccattcacatgcactcagtgtgggaagagtttcagcatatcatcatcccttaatctacacatgaggatccacactggagagaaacctttcacatgcactcagtgtgggaagagtttcagccaatcatcacaccttaaaaaacacatgagaatccacactggagagaaatcattcacatgcactcactgtgggaagagtttcaacaaatcatcatcccttaatctacacatgagggtccacactggagagaaaccattcacatgcactctgtgtgggaagagtttcagccaatcaacaagccttaatgaacacatgaagatccacaccggagagaaaccattcacttgcactcagtgtgggaagagtttcatccgctcgtcatcccttaatatacacatgaggatccacactggagagaaaccattcaaatgcactcagtgtgggagaagTTTTAgcaaatcatcatcccttaatcttcacatgatgagccacactggagagaaatga
- the LOC130221926 gene encoding gastrula zinc finger protein XlCGF57.1-like isoform X5, producing MRIHTGEKPFTCTKCGKTFSQISSLNQHMRIHTGEKPFTCTQCGKTFRQITALSKHKKIHTGEKSFTCTQCGKSFSQSSSLNSHMRIHTGEKPFTCTQCGKSFSTSSSLNLHKMIHTGEKPFTCTLCGKSFIQSSSFNLHMRIHTGEKPFTCTHCGKSFIRSLSLDLHMMIHTGEKPFTCTQCGKSFSQSSHLNQHMMIHTGEKPFTCTQCGKSFSQSSHLNQHMMIHTGEKPFTCTLCGKSFSQSSYLNLHMRIHTGEKPFTCTQCGKSFSQSSHLKKHMRIHTGEKPFTCIQCGKSFNCSSSLNQHMRIHTGEKSFTCTHCGKSFNQPSHLNHHMRIHTGEKPFTCTQCGKSFSISSSLNLHMRIHTGEKPFTCTQCGKSFSQSSHLKKHMRIHTGEKSFTCTHCGKSFNKSSSLNLHMRVHTGEKPFTCTLCGKSFSQSTSLNEHMKIHTGEKPFTCTQCGKSFIRSSSLNIHMRIHTGEKPFKCTQCGRSFSKSSSLNLHMMSHTGEK from the exons gcacccagtgtgggaagactttCAGACAAATAACAGCCCTTagcaaacacaaaaaaatccacactggagagaaatctttcacatgcactcagtgtgggaagagtttcagccaatcatcatcccttaatagtcacatgaggatccacactggagagaaaccattcacatgcactcagtgtgggaagagtttcagcacatcatcatcccttaatctacacaagatgattcacactggagagaaaccattcacatgcactttgtgtgggaagagtttcatccaatcatcatcctttaatctacacatgaggattcacactggagagaaacccttcacatgcacccattgtgggaagagtttcatccgctcattATCCCTTGatctacacatgatgatccacactggagagaaacccttcacatgcacccagtgtgggaagagtttcagccaatcatcacaccttaatcaacacatgatgatccacactggagagaaacccttcacatgcacccagtgtgggaagagtttcagccaatcatcacaccttaatcaacacatgatgatccacactggagagaaacccttcacctgcactctgtgtgggaagagtttcagccaatcatcataccttaatctacac atgaggatccacactggagagaaacctttcacatgcactcagtgtgggaagagtttcagccaatcatcacaccttaaaaaacacatgagaatccacactggagagaaaccattcacatgcatccAGTGTGgtaagagttttaactgctcatcatcccttaatcaacacatgagaatccacactggagagaaatcattcacatgcactcactgtgggaagagtttcaaccaaccatcacaccttaatcaccacatgaggatccacactggagagaaaccattcacatgcactcagtgtgggaagagtttcagcatatcatcatcccttaatctacacatgaggatccacactggagagaaacctttcacatgcactcagtgtgggaagagtttcagccaatcatcacaccttaaaaaacacatgagaatccacactggagagaaatcattcacatgcactcactgtgggaagagtttcaacaaatcatcatcccttaatctacacatgagggtccacactggagagaaaccattcacatgcactctgtgtgggaagagtttcagccaatcaacaagccttaatgaacacatgaagatccacaccggagagaaaccattcacttgcactcagtgtgggaagagtttcatccgctcgtcatcccttaatatacacatgaggatccacactggagagaaaccattcaaatgcactcagtgtgggagaagTTTTAgcaaatcatcatcccttaatcttcacatgatgagccacactggagagaaatga
- the LOC130221926 gene encoding gastrula zinc finger protein XlCGF57.1-like isoform X2, whose product MRIHTGEKPFTCTKCGKTFSQISSLNQHMRIHTGEKPFTCTQCGKTFRQITALSKHKKIHTGEKSFTCTQCGKSFSQSSSLNSHMRIHTGEKPFTCTQCGKSFSTSSSLNLHKMIHTGEKPFTCTHCGKSFIRSLSLDLHMMIHTGEKPFTCTQCGKSFSQSSHLNQHMMIHTGEKPFTCTQCGKSFSQSSHLNQHMMIHTGEKPFTCTLCGKSFSQSSYLNLHMMSHTGEKPFTCTQCGKRFSKSSSLNLHMRIHTGEKPFTCTQCGKSFSQSSHLKKHMRIHTGEKPFTCIQCGKSFNCSSSLNQHMRIHTGEKSFTCTHCGKSFNQPSHLNHHMRIHTGEKPFTCTQCGKSFSISSSLNLHMRIHTGEKPFTCTQCGKSFSQSSHLKKHMRIHTGEKSFTCTHCGKSFNKSSSLNLHMRVHTGEKPFTCTLCGKSFSQSTSLNEHMKIHTGEKPFTCTQCGKSFIRSSSLNIHMRIHTGEKPFKCTQCGRSFSKSSSLNLHMMSHTGEK is encoded by the exons gcacccagtgtgggaagactttCAGACAAATAACAGCCCTTagcaaacacaaaaaaatccacactggagagaaatctttcacatgcactcagtgtgggaagagtttcagccaatcatcatcccttaatagtcacatgaggatccacactggagagaaaccattcacatgcactcagtgtgggaagagtttcagcacatcatcatcccttaatctacacaagatgattcacactggagagaaaccattcac atgcacccattgtgggaagagtttcatccgctcattATCCCTTGatctacacatgatgatccacactggagagaaacccttcacatgcacccagtgtgggaagagtttcagccaatcatcacaccttaatcaacacatgatgatccacactggagagaaacccttcacatgcacccagtgtgggaagagtttcagccaatcatcacaccttaatcaacacatgatgatccacactggagagaaacccttcacctgcactctgtgtgggaagagtttcagccaatcatcataccttaatctacacatgatgagccacactggagagaaaccattcacatgcactcagtgtgggaagcgtTTCAGCAAAtcgtcatcccttaatctacacatgaggatccacactggagagaaacctttcacatgcactcagtgtgggaagagtttcagccaatcatcacaccttaaaaaacacatgagaatccacactggagagaaaccattcacatgcatccAGTGTGgtaagagttttaactgctcatcatcccttaatcaacacatgagaatccacactggagagaaatcattcacatgcactcactgtgggaagagtttcaaccaaccatcacaccttaatcaccacatgaggatccacactggagagaaaccattcacatgcactcagtgtgggaagagtttcagcatatcatcatcccttaatctacacatgaggatccacactggagagaaacctttcacatgcactcagtgtgggaagagtttcagccaatcatcacaccttaaaaaacacatgagaatccacactggagagaaatcattcacatgcactcactgtgggaagagtttcaacaaatcatcatcccttaatctacacatgagggtccacactggagagaaaccattcacatgcactctgtgtgggaagagtttcagccaatcaacaagccttaatgaacacatgaagatccacaccggagagaaaccattcacttgcactcagtgtgggaagagtttcatccgctcgtcatcccttaatatacacatgaggatccacactggagagaaaccattcaaatgcactcagtgtgggagaagTTTTAgcaaatcatcatcccttaatcttcacatgatgagccacactggagagaaatga